One window of the Archangium primigenium genome contains the following:
- a CDS encoding DoxX family protein, whose product MSRFFLYLMALLYVLIGITHFVRPDPFVKIMPPFIPFPLAMVYLSGAIEIGLGVLLLPAITRPYAAWGIIALLIAVYPANIQMAVDSYRQQNPQLWVALARLPLQFPLIGWAWTYTRRGR is encoded by the coding sequence ATGTCCCGCTTCTTCCTGTACCTGATGGCGCTGCTCTACGTCCTCATCGGCATCACCCACTTCGTGCGGCCCGATCCGTTCGTGAAGATCATGCCCCCCTTCATCCCCTTCCCCCTGGCGATGGTGTACCTCAGCGGGGCCATCGAGATCGGCCTGGGGGTGTTGCTGCTGCCCGCCATCACCCGGCCCTATGCCGCCTGGGGCATCATCGCGCTGCTCATCGCCGTCTACCCCGCGAACATCCAGATGGCGGTGGACTCTTACCGCCAGCAGAATCCCCAGCTCTGGGTGGCCCTCGCCCGGCTTCCCCTGCAATTCCCCCTCATCGGGTGGGCCTGGACGTACACGCGCCGGGGACGCTGA